A single window of Mycobacterium sp. ITM-2016-00318 DNA harbors:
- a CDS encoding class I adenylate-forming enzyme family protein, which translates to MATAIGEDRRVSDPRPTVPALLRRCVSDFGSQTYVVTPTDRLTYQQAEQRSADAARWLLAHGVGKGTRVGLFFANGVEWIVWWLAVSRVGALAVPLSTMYASAELAKVLRLADIGALVAPASVLDIDVVERLEAALPELPGQTGAALFVRAAPYLRRIVLTADPASWATPWRDDPDEVAPQDMLAAVEEEVSPADLAVMVHTSGSTADPKGVLHTHGTLVRQTSTWPAAIRTVTRSTGSARILCAMPFFWIGGLLAATGALHDPVTLLILPRLDAEAALDLIEQERATGIVGWPAFTQRLREHPSFAGRDLASAPMLRDGPLDIAMTDVPDGFPVHRTMSETAGSFAHTEMRIVNEHGEQVSDGIMGELLVRGIGVMSGYNKRERFETFDADGWFHTGDRVYRKQGDPRLFYVGRTSELIKAAGANVSPLEVESVIEQFADVAQCVVIGIDDPVRGEEVCAVVVPARDGIDMDSIAARTREQLSAYKVPTRWVRATSDQIPTLPSGKVNRKGLHALVIGGVLHD; encoded by the coding sequence ATGGCCACTGCCATCGGCGAAGATCGGCGGGTGAGCGATCCCCGGCCAACGGTGCCCGCACTTCTCCGACGATGTGTGTCCGACTTCGGTTCGCAGACCTATGTCGTCACGCCCACCGATCGGCTGACATACCAACAGGCCGAACAGCGGTCGGCCGACGCGGCGCGCTGGTTGCTGGCTCATGGTGTCGGCAAGGGCACTCGCGTAGGTCTGTTCTTCGCCAACGGTGTCGAGTGGATCGTGTGGTGGCTGGCGGTGTCCCGCGTCGGCGCGCTGGCCGTGCCGCTGAGCACGATGTACGCCTCCGCAGAACTCGCGAAGGTGTTGCGGCTCGCCGACATCGGTGCGCTGGTCGCCCCGGCCTCCGTGCTCGACATCGACGTCGTCGAGCGGCTCGAGGCCGCCCTGCCGGAGCTGCCCGGCCAGACAGGCGCGGCGTTGTTCGTGCGGGCAGCACCCTATCTGCGACGCATCGTGCTGACCGCCGACCCCGCGTCGTGGGCGACCCCGTGGCGCGACGATCCGGATGAGGTTGCGCCGCAAGACATGTTGGCTGCCGTCGAAGAGGAGGTGTCACCCGCGGATCTGGCCGTGATGGTGCACACCTCCGGCTCCACCGCGGACCCGAAGGGCGTTCTACACACGCACGGCACCCTGGTTCGGCAGACATCGACGTGGCCCGCTGCCATCCGAACCGTGACACGTTCGACGGGCTCGGCCAGGATTCTCTGTGCAATGCCGTTTTTCTGGATCGGCGGGCTGCTTGCCGCCACGGGGGCTTTGCACGACCCCGTCACGCTGCTCATCCTGCCTCGGCTCGACGCCGAGGCGGCACTCGATCTCATCGAGCAGGAACGCGCCACCGGGATAGTCGGCTGGCCGGCTTTCACCCAGCGGCTGCGCGAGCACCCGTCATTCGCCGGTCGTGACCTCGCCAGCGCACCGATGCTCCGCGACGGTCCGCTGGACATCGCGATGACCGACGTCCCTGACGGATTCCCGGTGCACCGCACTATGTCTGAGACCGCGGGCAGCTTTGCGCACACCGAGATGAGGATCGTGAACGAGCACGGCGAACAGGTCAGCGACGGAATAATGGGTGAGCTTCTCGTCCGTGGCATCGGGGTGATGTCGGGCTACAACAAGCGCGAACGGTTCGAGACGTTCGACGCCGACGGCTGGTTTCACACCGGCGACCGTGTCTACCGCAAGCAGGGCGATCCGCGCCTGTTCTACGTCGGGCGCACAAGCGAGCTCATCAAAGCCGCCGGTGCGAACGTGTCACCGCTCGAGGTCGAGTCAGTGATCGAACAGTTCGCCGACGTCGCACAGTGCGTGGTCATCGGGATCGACGACCCGGTGCGCGGCGAGGAGGTGTGCGCGGTGGTGGTGCCTGCGCGCGACGGCATCGACATGGATTCGATCGCCGCCCGCACGCGCGAGCAGTTGTCGGCCTACAAGGTGCCGACTAGGTGGGTGCGCGCGACGAGCGATCAGATACCGACGCTGCCCAGTGGCAAGGTGAACCGAAAGGGTCTGCATGCGCTCGTCATCGGCGGCGTGCTGCACGATTAG
- a CDS encoding fatty acyl-AMP ligase translates to MAVDARVEPAVQQGLWQIEDVLDGHGNIALPPEITLISLIERNIANVGDTVAYRYLDHTRSEGGHAEELTWAQLGVRMRAIGAEVQRFTSRGDRVAVLAPQGLDYVAGFFAAIKAGTVAVPLFAPEMQGHAERLAITLHDSRPAVVLTTSSASAAVEAALTLIGLKPRPHVIVVDEVPDSVGDALVPVPLDTLDISHLQYTSGSTRDPVGVEITHRAVGTNLTQMILSIDLLDRNTHGCSWLPLYHDMGLSMIGFPTVYGGHSTLMSPAAFVRRPERWIHALSVESRTGRVVTAAPNFACEYAAQRGLPTGGEDVDLSNVVLILGSEPVSTKAIDAFTTAFAPYGLPPTAIKPSYGIAEATLFVSTIAPTATPTVTHFDRDRLEKGEAVRVDAETPGAAPHVSCGQIARSQWCVVVDSDDRVELPDGRLGELWVHGDNVGRGYWERPEDTQRSFGAVLRSRTADNSHATGAPADATWLRTGDLGFYLDGELYVTGRIADLIVVDDRRLFPEDVETTTADASPMVRRGYVAAFTVPSADGQRLVIVAERASGTRRADPGPAVEAVHTEVSRRHELSVADVRLVPAGAIPRTTSGKLARRACRAAYLSGAFGN, encoded by the coding sequence ATGGCAGTCGACGCACGGGTCGAACCCGCAGTCCAGCAGGGACTATGGCAGATAGAGGACGTCCTCGACGGGCACGGCAACATCGCGTTGCCGCCGGAGATCACCCTGATCTCACTCATCGAACGCAATATCGCCAACGTCGGCGATACCGTGGCGTACCGCTATCTGGACCACACCCGCTCCGAGGGCGGGCACGCCGAAGAACTCACCTGGGCCCAGCTCGGTGTGCGGATGCGCGCCATCGGCGCGGAGGTCCAGCGATTCACGTCCCGAGGGGATCGGGTGGCGGTCCTTGCCCCGCAGGGCCTGGACTACGTCGCCGGATTCTTCGCCGCCATCAAGGCGGGAACCGTTGCGGTGCCGTTGTTCGCACCCGAGATGCAGGGCCACGCCGAACGGCTCGCGATCACGCTGCACGACTCACGGCCCGCTGTCGTCCTGACCACGTCGTCAGCGTCGGCGGCTGTCGAGGCGGCGCTGACCTTGATCGGATTGAAACCGAGGCCGCATGTCATCGTCGTCGACGAAGTCCCCGATTCGGTCGGGGATGCGTTGGTGCCGGTGCCCTTGGACACCTTGGACATCTCCCACCTGCAGTACACATCGGGCTCGACGCGCGACCCGGTGGGCGTGGAGATCACGCACAGGGCGGTGGGCACCAACCTGACACAGATGATTCTGTCGATCGATCTGCTCGATCGAAACACGCACGGCTGCAGCTGGTTACCGCTCTACCACGACATGGGCCTTTCGATGATCGGCTTTCCTACGGTGTACGGCGGGCACTCCACGTTGATGTCGCCCGCGGCGTTCGTTCGCCGACCCGAGCGCTGGATCCACGCGCTGTCGGTCGAGTCGCGAACCGGGCGCGTCGTCACGGCCGCACCGAACTTCGCCTGCGAATACGCCGCGCAACGTGGTTTGCCTACCGGCGGGGAAGATGTCGACCTCAGCAATGTCGTACTGATCCTCGGGTCGGAACCGGTCAGCACCAAGGCCATCGACGCTTTCACCACCGCCTTCGCGCCGTACGGATTGCCGCCGACGGCGATCAAGCCGTCCTACGGCATCGCCGAGGCGACTCTGTTCGTCTCGACCATCGCACCGACCGCCACCCCGACGGTGACCCATTTCGACCGCGACAGGCTGGAGAAGGGTGAGGCGGTGCGCGTCGACGCCGAAACTCCTGGCGCCGCCCCACACGTCTCATGCGGTCAGATCGCCCGAAGCCAATGGTGCGTGGTCGTGGATTCCGATGACCGCGTTGAATTGCCCGACGGCCGACTCGGCGAGCTCTGGGTGCACGGCGACAACGTCGGTCGCGGCTACTGGGAACGTCCCGAGGACACGCAGCGGAGTTTCGGCGCCGTCCTGCGTTCCCGTACCGCCGATAACAGCCACGCCACCGGTGCCCCGGCCGACGCGACCTGGTTGCGCACCGGCGATCTGGGCTTCTACCTCGACGGCGAGCTCTACGTCACCGGACGCATCGCGGATCTCATCGTCGTCGACGACCGCCGGCTGTTCCCGGAGGACGTCGAGACCACAACCGCCGACGCCTCCCCGATGGTGCGCCGTGGCTATGTCGCCGCGTTCACCGTGCCGTCTGCCGACGGCCAGCGACTGGTGATCGTCGCCGAGCGGGCTTCGGGCACCCGCCGCGCTGACCCCGGTCCCGCCGTCGAGGCCGTGCACACAGAGGTGTCGCGCCGACACGAACTCAGCGTCG